The following coding sequences lie in one Pseudomonas sp. SL4(2022) genomic window:
- a CDS encoding DeoR/GlpR family DNA-binding transcription regulator, with translation MMSKRNTPQRRHTILALLAEQGEVSVDELSKAFATSEVTIRKDLAALEKSGLLLRRYGGAVPMPQELISDIQPISQYKQAIARAGVARIREHARIIIDSGTTTAAMIPQLGHKPGLVVMTNSLNVARAISELEHEPVLLMTGGTWDPHSESFQGQTAEQVLRSYDFDQLFIGADGIDLNRGTTTFNELLGLSRVMADVAREVVVMVESDKIGRKIPNLELPWSSIHTLITDERLSPEAREQLSARGIKLICAALDA, from the coding sequence ATTATGTCGAAACGCAACACTCCGCAACGCCGTCACACTATTCTTGCCCTGCTCGCCGAGCAAGGCGAGGTGAGTGTTGACGAGTTGTCGAAAGCGTTCGCCACCTCGGAAGTGACCATTCGCAAAGACCTTGCTGCCCTGGAAAAAAGCGGCTTGCTGCTGCGTCGTTACGGCGGTGCTGTGCCCATGCCGCAGGAGCTGATCAGCGATATCCAGCCGATCTCCCAGTACAAGCAGGCCATTGCCCGTGCAGGGGTGGCGCGCATTCGCGAACATGCGCGGATCATCATCGACAGCGGCACCACCACTGCAGCGATGATCCCGCAACTCGGCCACAAGCCCGGCCTGGTGGTGATGACCAACTCGCTCAACGTGGCCCGCGCCATCAGCGAACTGGAGCATGAGCCGGTGCTGTTGATGACCGGAGGGACCTGGGACCCGCATTCTGAGTCGTTCCAGGGCCAGACCGCCGAGCAAGTGCTGCGTTCTTATGACTTCGACCAGCTGTTTATTGGCGCCGATGGCATCGACCTGAACCGTGGCACCACTACCTTCAATGAATTGCTCGGCCTGAGCCGGGTGATGGCGGACGTGGCCCGTGAAGTGGTGGTGATGGTCGAAAGCGACAAGATCGGTCGCAAGATCCCTAATCTGGAGCTGCCCTGGAGCAGCATCCACACCCTGATAACCGACGAGCGCCTCAGCCCCGAGGCCCGTGAACAATTGAGTGCACGCGGGATCAAGCTGATCTGCGCTGCGCTAGACGCCTGA